In the Candidatus Electrothrix sp. GW3-4 genome, one interval contains:
- a CDS encoding PqiA/YebS family transporter subunit, whose translation MMIQKKTPSPARLTGQFSICPGCDLLLEEIQPSSTHTPVCPRCLRRLHRKRPDSIRRTLVLSLTGLLLYLPANFAALLTFNILGTATNSSLFQSTLSMFDQGEYLVGILVVMTGLICPFMTLSLLFGVSAGLFLGWRQRWMIIFLHWYHHLSEWAMTDVYLIGVFITIIKMNHSATIGYHLGLFCFIGLVATTVAAQASIDQSLFWDRLDRSKASEHPKTPVATKARTGREAGLLLCPTCHKITPLPSPDQQGAISCPRCGEPLYIRKENSIDRSWALIVTALLLTLPANLLPIMSVSSLGNVSKSTIIDGIILFFQGGSYGIGLIILTASVLVPLFKITGMALILVSIHNRRTSWLRHKALMFRFIQFIGRWSMLDIFVIALLCSLVRFGSLSSVDTAPAALYFSAVVLCTMFAALSFDPRLLWDSAEEKTAKEAAQPGSRVGPLE comes from the coding sequence ATGATGATCCAAAAGAAAACCCCCTCTCCTGCTCGCTTAACAGGGCAATTCAGCATCTGTCCGGGCTGTGACCTGCTCTTGGAAGAAATCCAGCCATCGTCCACCCATACGCCGGTCTGCCCCCGCTGCCTGCGCCGCCTGCATAGGAAACGGCCGGATTCCATCCGCAGAACCCTAGTACTCTCCCTCACCGGGCTCCTGCTCTACCTGCCAGCAAATTTTGCCGCTCTGCTGACCTTTAATATCCTGGGAACAGCAACAAACAGCTCCTTGTTTCAAAGCACCTTGAGTATGTTTGACCAGGGGGAGTATCTTGTCGGTATTCTGGTGGTCATGACCGGCCTGATCTGCCCCTTCATGACCCTGTCCCTGCTCTTTGGGGTCTCAGCTGGCCTCTTTCTCGGCTGGCGGCAACGCTGGATGATTATTTTTCTGCACTGGTATCATCACCTGAGCGAGTGGGCCATGACAGATGTCTATCTGATCGGGGTCTTCATTACCATCATCAAGATGAACCATAGCGCCACCATAGGCTATCATCTAGGCCTTTTTTGTTTTATAGGTCTGGTGGCAACAACCGTGGCTGCCCAGGCCTCCATTGACCAAAGCCTGTTCTGGGACAGACTGGATCGGAGCAAGGCCAGTGAGCACCCCAAGACACCAGTGGCCACAAAGGCGCGAACCGGCAGAGAGGCAGGCCTCCTGCTCTGCCCGACCTGTCATAAGATCACACCGCTACCTTCCCCGGATCAACAAGGGGCGATAAGCTGCCCTCGCTGCGGCGAGCCCCTCTATATCCGCAAAGAGAACAGTATTGATCGTTCCTGGGCCCTGATCGTCACAGCCCTGCTCCTCACCCTACCCGCCAACCTGCTCCCTATTATGTCGGTCTCCTCCTTAGGCAACGTCAGCAAGAGCACCATTATTGATGGGATCATCCTTTTCTTTCAGGGCGGCTCCTATGGGATCGGCCTAATTATCCTGACCGCCTCGGTGCTGGTGCCCCTGTTCAAAATTACCGGCATGGCCCTGATCCTGGTCTCCATCCATAACCGACGGACGAGCTGGCTTCGCCACAAGGCCTTGATGTTTCGTTTTATCCAGTTTATCGGGCGCTGGTCCATGCTGGACATCTTTGTCATTGCCCTGCTCTGCTCCTTAGTACGATTCGGCAGCCTCTCTTCCGTGGATACCGCGCCAGCAGCCCTGTATTTCAGCGCGGTTGTCCTCTGCACCATGTTTGCTGCTCTCAGTTTTGATCCGCGCCTACTCTGGGACAGTGCGGAAGAAAAAACGGCAAAGGAGGCTGCCCAGCCGGGTAGCCGGGTAGGCCCGCTTGAGTAA
- a CDS encoding type IV pilus twitching motility protein PilT, producing MAIIDAYFTEMKERGASDLHMVIGFPPMLRLRGELVPLEEPVLTPESNEKILFEILDTDQQATIKEHRDFDKAYALEGIGRFRCNFFYQQRGIGAVFRIIPAKILTVDQLNLPDVVQSFADYQRGMVLVTGPTGSGKSTTMAAIIDLINDKHAKHIITIEDPLEFVHPNKQCIFSQREIGSHALSFAKALSVANREDPDIILVGEMRDLETISLALTCAELGILVFGTLHTNSAAKTIDRIINAFPADEQAQTRTMLADSLKGVIAQQLLKTKDGKGRCAALEILIGSNALASIIREGKINQIESMIQTGTSQGMQTMDQHLQQLIDADKITVAAAREKAINKNLFPLPDAEEED from the coding sequence ATGGCAATAATTGATGCATACTTCACCGAAATGAAGGAGCGGGGGGCCAGTGACCTGCACATGGTGATCGGTTTTCCGCCCATGTTGCGCCTGCGGGGTGAGCTCGTCCCCCTGGAGGAACCAGTGCTGACGCCGGAGAGTAACGAAAAAATCCTCTTTGAAATCCTGGACACAGACCAGCAGGCTACCATCAAGGAACACAGGGATTTTGATAAGGCCTATGCCCTGGAGGGAATAGGTCGTTTTCGTTGTAATTTCTTTTATCAACAACGGGGCATCGGAGCGGTGTTCCGGATTATCCCGGCCAAGATCCTGACCGTGGATCAGCTTAACCTGCCGGACGTGGTCCAGAGCTTTGCCGATTACCAACGCGGCATGGTCCTGGTCACCGGCCCAACCGGGAGCGGTAAGTCAACCACCATGGCAGCGATCATTGACCTGATTAATGATAAGCATGCCAAGCATATCATCACTATTGAAGATCCGTTGGAATTTGTCCATCCCAATAAGCAATGCATTTTTTCCCAGCGGGAGATCGGCAGCCATGCCCTCAGCTTTGCCAAGGCCTTATCCGTGGCCAACCGGGAGGACCCGGACATCATCCTGGTCGGCGAGATGCGTGACCTGGAAACCATCTCCCTGGCCCTGACCTGTGCGGAGCTGGGTATCTTGGTCTTTGGCACCCTGCACACCAACAGTGCTGCCAAGACCATTGACCGCATCATCAACGCCTTTCCAGCGGATGAGCAGGCCCAGACCCGAACCATGCTGGCAGATTCCCTCAAAGGGGTTATTGCCCAGCAGCTGCTCAAGACCAAGGACGGCAAGGGACGCTGCGCCGCCCTGGAGATCCTGATCGGTTCCAATGCCCTGGCCAGTATCATCCGGGAGGGCAAGATCAACCAGATTGAGTCTATGATCCAGACCGGCACGTCTCAGGGCATGCAGACCATGGATCAGCATCTCCAACAGCTGATTGACGCGGATAAAATCACAGTGGCTGCGGCCCGGGAAAAGGCCATCAATAAAAACCTCTTTCCGCTGCCGGATGCGGAGGAGGAAGATTAG
- a CDS encoding PilT/PilU family type 4a pilus ATPase: protein MAILDKVFKAAMDLKASDIHVLPGEPFMVRRLGTMIRLKSQALTADNCRKVILEILTPEQRKILGKEMQLDFAYQVKGLGRFRGSAMFHNNGMSCIFRAIPGEIPSFEQLGIPDVMYKILENHQGIVLITGATGHGKTTTLAAMVDYINIHHAHHVLTVEDPIEFIHPLKKGAINQRQLGQDTLSYANALKGALRQDPDVIVIGELRDLDTISLAISASETGHLVIGTLSTSSAPKTVDRIIDSYPPGEQNQIRAMLSESLKAVFTQRLLPAKDGSKMHLAAEVMIGNLSIANLIKDNKTFQIRSTMQMGTKLGMKLMDDSVIELLKDDKISLETAQANVDKKELLKPFTA, encoded by the coding sequence ATGGCCATACTGGATAAGGTCTTTAAAGCGGCAATGGATCTCAAGGCGTCGGATATCCATGTCCTGCCTGGTGAACCATTTATGGTCCGCCGTCTCGGCACGATGATCCGGCTGAAAAGCCAAGCCCTGACAGCGGATAATTGCAGAAAGGTTATCTTGGAAATCCTCACCCCGGAGCAACGAAAAATCCTGGGCAAAGAAATGCAGTTGGACTTTGCCTATCAGGTCAAAGGACTCGGCCGATTCAGGGGCAGTGCCATGTTCCATAATAACGGCATGAGCTGCATCTTTCGGGCAATCCCTGGCGAGATCCCTTCCTTTGAACAGCTGGGCATCCCGGATGTAATGTACAAGATCCTGGAAAACCACCAGGGCATCGTCCTGATCACCGGGGCCACCGGTCACGGCAAGACCACCACCCTGGCGGCTATGGTGGATTACATCAACATCCATCATGCCCACCATGTCCTAACCGTCGAAGATCCCATTGAGTTCATCCATCCCCTGAAAAAAGGGGCGATCAATCAGCGTCAACTGGGCCAGGACACCCTTTCCTATGCCAATGCCCTCAAAGGGGCCCTGCGGCAGGACCCGGATGTCATCGTCATCGGTGAACTCCGGGACCTGGATACTATTTCTCTGGCCATCTCTGCCTCGGAGACCGGCCATCTGGTCATCGGCACTCTGTCCACCTCCAGTGCCCCAAAGACCGTGGACCGTATTATTGATTCTTACCCTCCGGGCGAGCAGAATCAGATCCGGGCCATGCTCAGCGAATCCCTGAAAGCAGTATTCACCCAGCGGCTCCTGCCTGCCAAGGACGGCTCCAAGATGCACCTGGCTGCCGAGGTCATGATCGGCAATCTCTCCATCGCCAACCTGATCAAGGATAATAAGACCTTTCAGATCCGTTCCACCATGCAAATGGGGACCAAATTGGGCATGAAGCTGATGGACGATTCCGTGATTGAGTTATTGAAAGACGACAAGATCAGCCTGGAAACAGCACAGGCCAATGTGGATAAGAAGGAACTGCTCAAGCCCTTTACGGCCTAA
- a CDS encoding SDR family oxidoreductase, which translates to MSTSSNILITGGNKGIGLAATEKFIDAGHTVYVLARDFAEFPLKDHPQVEMIAYDLSDIAGIPALVARLPAMDILLNNAGVMYALPYQQYPQERIDQILRINLQAPAALISELAGAMIAKGCGRIVNNASIAGEIGHPDIWYGMTKAGLINMTKSFAKLLGPQGIVVNAVAAGPVATDMLAIIPESRKKAIKEVVYTGRFAYPEEVAEAMFWLATDCPEYINGTCIDINNGAFPR; encoded by the coding sequence ATGAGTACAAGCAGCAACATTCTGATAACAGGCGGCAATAAGGGGATTGGCCTGGCCGCAACAGAGAAGTTTATTGATGCCGGTCATACAGTCTATGTCCTGGCCCGGGATTTTGCGGAGTTCCCGCTCAAGGATCATCCCCAGGTCGAGATGATTGCATATGACCTGAGCGATATTGCCGGTATTCCCGCGCTGGTTGCCCGGCTTCCAGCGATGGATATCCTCTTGAATAATGCCGGGGTGATGTATGCCCTGCCGTATCAGCAATATCCCCAGGAGAGGATCGATCAGATCCTCAGGATTAATCTTCAGGCACCAGCTGCCTTGATCAGCGAATTAGCTGGGGCAATGATTGCCAAGGGCTGTGGCCGGATCGTCAATAATGCCTCCATCGCTGGCGAGATCGGCCACCCTGATATCTGGTACGGCATGACCAAGGCCGGACTCATCAATATGACCAAGAGCTTTGCCAAGCTCCTTGGCCCGCAGGGGATAGTGGTTAATGCGGTGGCTGCCGGTCCCGTTGCAACGGATATGCTGGCTATCATTCCAGAATCGAGAAAGAAGGCAATCAAAGAGGTCGTGTATACGGGCAGGTTTGCCTATCCCGAAGAGGTGGCAGAGGCCATGTTTTGGCTGGCTACGGATTGTCCAGAGTATATCAATGGGACCTGTATTGATATCAATAACGGGGCCTTTCCGAGGTAG